From a single Acidobacteriota bacterium genomic region:
- the ruvA gene encoding Holliday junction branch migration protein RuvA, producing the protein MIGSLTGRLIESEPGEVLVEAGGVGYRVTIPLTTFSRLPAPGSTVTLSIHTHVREDAIALFGFDTRPERDLFEKLIGVPGIGPRLATGLLSHLEPADLVQTIRFRDTARLTQVPGVGAKTAERIVLELSGALNRLPAAFGPQASRPGSGRRGDLMSALENLGYRAVQIAPAVEETLAAAGEADPLEGLLRDTLRRLAKSPRRPSGAGAESIPAAGAEVGPKIARRNR; encoded by the coding sequence GTGATCGGGAGCCTGACAGGACGCCTCATCGAGAGCGAGCCCGGGGAGGTCCTGGTCGAGGCGGGAGGCGTCGGGTATCGCGTCACGATCCCGCTGACCACCTTCAGCCGGCTCCCGGCTCCGGGCTCGACGGTGACTCTGAGCATCCACACGCATGTGCGGGAGGACGCCATCGCGCTCTTCGGATTCGACACCCGCCCCGAGCGCGATCTCTTCGAGAAGCTCATCGGTGTTCCCGGGATCGGCCCGCGCCTGGCCACCGGACTGCTCTCGCACCTCGAGCCGGCCGATCTCGTGCAGACGATTCGGTTCCGCGACACGGCCCGGCTGACGCAGGTGCCGGGGGTCGGGGCGAAGACCGCCGAGCGCATCGTGCTCGAGCTCAGCGGCGCGCTGAACCGGCTTCCGGCGGCGTTCGGCCCCCAGGCGTCCCGCCCCGGGAGCGGGCGGCGCGGCGACCTGATGTCCGCGCTCGAGAATCTGGGCTATCGCGCGGTGCAGATCGCCCCTGCGGTCGAGGAGACGCTCGCCGCGGCCGGTGAGGCGGATCCGCTAGAGGGGCTGCTGCGCGACACGCTGCGGCGCCTGGCGAAGTCGCCGCGCCGCCCGTCGGGCGCCGGCGCCGAATCGATTCCCGCCGCCGGGGCCGAGGTCGGTCCGAAGATCGCGAGGAGGAACAGGTGA